A single Drosophila miranda strain MSH22 chromosome XR, D.miranda_PacBio2.1, whole genome shotgun sequence DNA region contains:
- the LOC108153328 gene encoding putative phosphatidate phosphatase has translation MNSSEAKLLRIDSESSLSTMRTFKRGFFCSDLTIRYPYHECTISVLMLLVLQLLLPMLLISVVEIMRICKRFRMRLYLRNLWRSQATFSFGFIATFLTTELAKHVVGRLRPHFYQACQPRLNDGTSCSDPQNADLYVEQFYCSNRNISARQIRELHVSFPSAHSSLSFYSMCLLAFYVHSVWQGRGSIRVLRHILQFLLLMAALCVSLSRVADYWHHWSDVLAGAVLGVVYAAITAIYVGDMLRPQRPRTGGPCPTALGYSSGCHHHHLHQLMAENNNSTTSTKVHFLAAAPSATMTTTTPLDDIHNSNSNSNSNSDTDDDEDDDDVYKPPTSRTSTTPSPSALDLPNVV, from the coding sequence aTGAATTCAAGTGAGGCAAAGCTACTCCGAATCGACTCCGAAAGTTCACTATCCACCATGCGAACGTTTAAGCGAGGATTCTTCTGCTCGGACCTGACCATCCGCTATCCCTACCACGAGTGCACCATCtcggtgctgatgctgctggtgctgcagctgctcctgCCGATGCTCCTCATCAGCGTGGTGGAGATCATGCGCATCTGCAAGCGCTTCCGCATGCGGCTCTACCTGCGCAACCTGTGGCGCTCCCAGGCCACGTTCAGCTTCGGCTTCATCGCCACCTTCCTCACCACGGAGCTGGCCAAGCATGTGGTGGGGCGGCTGCGGCCCCACTTCTACCAGGCCTGCCAGCCGCGCCTGAACGACGGCACCAGCTGCTCGGACCCCCAGAACGCCGACCTGTACGTGGAGCAGTTCTACTGCTCCAATCGCAACATCTCGGCCCGCCAAATCCGCGAGCTGCACGTGAGCTTCCCGAGCGCCCACAGCAGTCTCAGCTTCTACTCCATGTGCCTGCTGGCCTTCTACGTGCACAGTGTGTGGCAGGGACGTGGCAGCATTCGAGTGCTGCGACACATTCTCCAGTTCCTCCTTCTAATGGCCGCCCTGTGTGTCTCGCTCAGCCGCGTGGCCGACTACTGGCACCACTGGTCCGACGTTCTGGCCGGCGCCGTCCTGGGCGTTGTCTATGCCGCGATCACCGCCATCTATGTGGGCGACATGCTGCGGCCCCAGCGGCCCCGCACTGGGGGGCCCTGCCCCACCGCCCTCGGGTACAGCAGCGGCTGCCACCACCATCACCTCCACCAGTTGATGGCCGAGAATAATAATTCAACCACATCCACCAAGGTGCACTTTCTGGCCGCGGCCCCTTCTGCCACGATGACAACCACCACGCCGCTGGACGACATCCACAACTCAAATTCgaattccaattccaattccgATACCGATGACGATGAGGATGACGATGATGTCTATAAGCCGCCCACATCGCGGACATCGACAACGCCGTCACCTTCTGCACTCGACTTGCCAAATGTCGTCTAA